In Pleurocapsa minor HA4230-MV1, the genomic window GTGATTCAAACCTGCCGTTTTCAGGGTCGCTCTGTGATGAATTTTTTCACTCAAGCTTTATTGGCAACCATCGGTGTTATTGATCGCCCTTCTTTAATCCCTCAACTTAGTACCTGAATTCTTACCATTTTTTCTATAATCTCGTCGTGATGATTCCCATGATGATTGCTTTGACTAAAAATAAATTTAATTCTGGGGTTTCATCATATATCTAAGAGAATGCTGGTAGCTGATAGCTGATAGCTGATAGCTACAAAAAGCTAAGCTACACAACTTAGAAACTTTCCCAGTTGTGTAAGATAAACAAAGCTCATCCATCAGGCAAGTTAAATGATTCAAGGAGAAACCATTGTAGCGATCGCCACTGCCGTATTACCCCAACAAGGCAGCGTGGGCATTGTACGCCTATCAGGTATCAAATCTTTGGCGATCGCTAAATCCTTATTTCACTCGACGGGGAAGCAGGAATGGTCATCTCATCGCATTCTTTATGGTCATATTCGCGATCCCCAAACCAAACAGATAGTAGATGAAGCACTGCTAATGTTAATGTTGCAACCTCGTTCTTTTACCCGTGAGGATGTCGTAGAATTTCACTGTCATGGCGGAATTATGGCGGTGCAAGAGGTTTTACAGCTATGTGTGGCTCAAGGAGCAAGATTAGCCCAACCAGGAGAGTTTAGTCTCAGAGCTTTTCTCAACGGCAGAATTGATTTAACTCAGGCTGAAAGTATTGCTGAACTAGTATCAGCCCAATCGAAAAAGGCCTCCCAGATAGCTTTAGCAGGTTTGCAGGGTAAATTAGGCAGTCCCATTCGGGATCTCAGAACAACTTGTTTAGATATCTTGGCAGAAGTAGAAGCCCGCATCGACTTTGCTGACGATCTTCCTCCACTGAATGAAGCCCAAATCGAACAGCAACTAGAGAATGTTTTGGCTCAAGTAAATCAGATCTTAGCAACAGCAGAACAGGGTGAATTGCTGAGAAATGGTTTAAAAGTGGCGATCGTTGGCTGCCCTAACGTGGGTAAGTCCAGTTTACTCAACGCCTGGAGCAAAAGCGATCGCGCCATTGTCACCGACTTACCAGGAACAACCCGCGATGTGATCGAGTCGACTCTAGTAGTTGGTGGGATTCCTATTCAGGTACTGGATACCGCAGGAATTAGGGAGACTACTGATACTGTAGAAAAAATTGGTGTAGAGCGATCGCGCAATGCGGCCAAAGATGCTGATTTAGTTCTCTTGACAGTCGATGCTTCTTTAGGTTGGACAGATCGGGATGGGGAGATATATGAGCAGGTTAAAGATAGACCTTTAATTCTGGTGATCAATAAAGCGGATCTAGCTTCACCTGAATCTTTAGATTGTCCCCAGGACATGGCATACAAGGTTTATACCAGTGCTACCCATCATCAGGGTATCACCGACCTAGAGACGGCAATTATCGCCTTGGCTCATCAGGGAAAAGTAATGGCAGCTAACCCAGAGGTAGCAGTAAATCAAAGACAGGCATCAGCCTTAACTAGAGCCAGAGTAGCGCTACAACAGGTACAGGAAACCATCTCTAATCAACTGCCCTTAGACTTTTGGACAATTGACCTTAGGGAGGCAATTCAAGCATTAGGAGAGATTACGGGAGAAGAAGTTACCGAATCTGTACTAGATCGCATCTTCAGCCGTTTTTGCATCGGTAAATAAAATAGTTAACTTTAAATTATCTACCTTTACCTAACAGTACTACTCTTAAGGTTTTAAAAGCGATCGCCAAATCCATCAATAAAGAATAGTTCTTGATGTAGTAAAGATCGTAAGCCACTTTTTGATAGGCATCTTCAACTGAAGCACCATAAGGATAACAAACCTGCGCCCAGCCAGTAATTCCAGGCTTAACTAAGTAGCGGACATCATAATAAGGAATTTGTTCTCTTAGCTGCATATCGAATTCAGGTCGCTCAGGACGAGGCCCAACTAGACTCATTTCCCCTTTAAAGACATTCCAAAGCTGAGGCAATTCATCAATTCTCGTGAGGCGAATAAAAGAACCAATTTTAGTGATGCGAGGATCTTTTTCTTTTGCCCATTGAACTCCTTTCGACTCAGCATTTTGGCACATTGAGCGAAATTTGTACACACGAAACTTCTTGCCGTTTAAGCCAGTTCTCACTTGAGAATAGAAAATCGGGCCTGGACTACTGAACTTGATGGCGATCGCTGTAGGCAGGGTGATTGGTAGAGAAACAATAATCATTACCGCTGCCACCACAATATCAATTAACTGTTTTAATTTAGCTTTAATTCTGTTGTGTAAAATGTTGAACCCAGAAGTGAAAGCAAACCAGTCATCCTGAACGTATGCAGGAGGAATTTTTTGCCAAAATTGTTCACAGAAATCAGCAATACTATATACATAAACTCCTTGCAGTCTCATGTCCATCAAATCTCTAACCATTTGCTGGGATAAGCTTCTTTCCGCACCGTCAATGAGAATTCCTGACCAGTACTGCTGTTTCCAAGTAGAGCTGAGGCTACCAACTCGATCGACTACCGCTGTTCTTGCGCTGGATCTAGCAGGAGTATAAGAATCTTCACCAGCAAAATCGGCAAAAGAAACAAATTCAGCCTGAGAGTTTAATTTGCGGTGTTCTTTACCAAACTCGACAACTTTTTGATCATCACCTAGTACTAGAAATCGGCTAGATTGCTGATTTGCTTTGAGCCATCCATCAACAATTGCTCTGCTAACTACAGCCCAAATTAAAAATAAACCAACACTAATTAATAAGACACCCCTACCGACAATCGGCTCACTACCCCATAACCCTGTAATGTAAACCAGAGAAGTTACTGCTGTTACCGCAGCAATAATACCCAGTATTGCTCTTTCTGAGAGACGAACTCCTGAAACTTCCCGATTGAGCTTATAAGTATCGGTTAAATATAATCCAAATAAATACATAGCAATCAAAGCATAGAGAATTGGCATCCCTAAATCTAGAGGTTGTGAAACTCGTAGCCGAAGAGCTAGGTCAAAGCACAACAGTAAACCAAGGATATCTCCAATGACCAACAAGCAGACTATGATCATACGGGATGTATGACTATAGATTAATAGAGTCGATAAATACTTCGACGATTGCCTACTGTAAAACATAAATTTGGATTATTAAAAAAACTAGTTCAAGGGATTTTTATAATCTAATTCTACAGGAAAATTAGTATATTTACTGATTAAATATTACTAATTTATAACTATGACAAACAGTGATTTTACTTATTTACAGAAGTTGATAATGGGTTGCCATCTATTATTAAAAAGTCGGCTAAAAACTCGCTTAAATAAAACGCTTAAATAAATACACAAATCTTAAAATCCTGTTAAAATGATATACCTTGATACAAAGTACAACCTTTATATCAGATGCTAAATTAGTAAAGATGCACTAAAATCTGTTATCAATTGGCTAAAAAGCAAATTTAAAATATTTTTAGGTTTAGTTTTATTAATATAAAACTAATAGAAACTCATAGCTGAAAAGATTATAAGTAGATTGTTTTAAGTTATTTTTTAGATATTAAGCAAAACTAATATATATAATATTTAATCTGAGAAAACGAGAAAAAAATAAAAAAAAGAAATTAAAAACTCAAATAAATCATGCGATTTGATGATTTACATTTCCCGCATGACTATACGGGATAAATGATTACTGATGTTGGCCTCAAGAATATACTTTTGCGGTATTACTTACTTGATTAACGTCTTCATAGAAACTGGCGACAATCGCCAAAATCAACCACCAAACCGTGTTTATTTGAGGGCGATACCAAACTGTATCAACAAATCCGTGAAAAGCAAGGCTAACAGTGGCAGCGATCGCAGCAATTAGATACAGACCTCTTTTGTTTCTAGTTTGGCGCAGGCGAGATATCTGTTGTAGACCATGATTACAGGTAACAGTGACCAGCCACAAAAAGCAGCCAAAGCCAAGATAGCCCATCTCAACAATATGTTCTAGATAGACAGAATAGGCGCTTAAAGCAGGGTAGCGCGAGTTCATGTAGCGAGGATAAATTTGATTAAAAGCATCGTGTCCTGGCCCAATACCGATTACGGGATAATCTCTAATAATTTGAAAACAGGCTTCCCAGACATTAATCCGAAAATTATTACTACTGTCTTCTCGCCCAGCAAAAATGCTCATTAATCTCAAGCGTAAAGGTTCTAAAGTAATAAAGGCGATGATTAATAGTCCTGCTAAAGAGCCAAAGACCAACGGTAAAAGCCAAATTTGCCAGAATCGGGGCAGATACTCGCGCCACCAAGCGTAAAACAACAGTAATAATACGCCAATTAACACTGCCATTGCCAGCCAAGCACCACGACTATCGGTAAAATACAAACAAGCTGAATTTACCGCCGTCATAATTACCGCTAAGGTTTTTTGCACCCAACCCTGCCAGACAAAGATCGCAGCTAGACTCAAAGCGATCGCTGGCAATAAATAACCTCCCAGCAAATTAGGATTACCCAAATAGCTATACACCCTAGTATCATTAGCTAGAGGAGAATTAGGATCGTTCCAAGTTGCCAGTTGCTGTACGCCAAAAAACTCTTGACGCACACCATAGGAGCTAACCACTAGAGCAGTTAACAGATAGCTGGTGATGATCCAGTTAAATAGCTTGGGCGATCGCAATATTTGAGCAGCCAGGGCAAAGAGAATTAAATACAAAGTTAGCGTAACCCAACCATTGAAAGCAGCAGACTTGACTGGAGAAAAGGCAGTGGCAACCGTGGCGACACACCAATACAAGAAAACCAGAACATGTATCGGGGTGATTATGGCTCTTTGAGCTGCCGTGAGGGTATTAATAATCCAGTATCCAGCCACTGCAACCAACAGCAAGCCAATGAGAGATGTAGAAGTATAAGGAGCAAGTAAAAACACGATACTGATTAAAGCAGCACCGATGGCTTCAGACCACTGAAATAGCCAACTGCTCTGTCGCCAGTCTGAGAGCCAGCCAGAAAATCGAGAGAGATAACTTCCCTTGAGCCACTGATTTAACTGAGGTTTTGAGAGGGTGATGATTGACCAAGCCGATTTCATGGATTAGATAACTGAGTTCCAAATTGAACATTAATATCCTAAACCACGTTTTCTCGCAATCTCAAATTTAATTGCTTAACCGATGCTTAGATCAGAGTTTAGTTTAGGTTTGAACCGACTTAACCGACTTAGTGGGTGGAATTTGTAATACATAACGATAACCCGAACTAGGAGAACCCTGGACAATCACTCTTCCTCCGTGCATTTCTGTCAAATGACAGCAAAATAATAAACTCAAGAGATCGCGAGGAATTTTATCAGTATTCTTGTCTAAATTATTTTCATCGTTAATTACCATCATCAAAGCCGAAGAAGTCAAGATTGGGTGATTATGAGGAGTCATAATACCTCTCGATATTTGGCCGCTTTCAAAATTTTGATTAAAACCTAGTGCTTGAGTCACTCCATGACCATGGAGTTTGGTCTCGCCAAAATCATTTCCTAGCCAGGGATGAGAAATAGTAACGGCAATGTTTAAGGCTTGACTACGTTGAGAAACATGAATTTGGAGTTCGCCTCCAGGTTCTGACATGGCTAAAATGCTGGCGATCAGATAATAGAGAGCTTGGCGAATTTTATCTTTATCTAAAGTCCAAAGCCGATTTCCTGGCTCGATGGAAAATCTCAATGTCTGCTGGTATTGTTTAGATAGATCCTCCAGACTATTAATTACTTGCTGAGACAACATTTCAATATCTACGGTTGTCGGATTCAGCTCAGAACTGCGATCGTTTAAAACTCCCAGACTGACTATTTCATCAACTAAACCAATTAAATTTTGACCACTATCATGAATAATTTCTAAATACTCTTTCTGTTTAACTGTCAAAGGGCCGTATACTTCTCGGTGCAGTACACTAGCCATGCCAATGACCGAAGTTAGGGGGGTTTTTAGCTCTTGAGTTAACTGTGCCAGTAATTTGAGCTTAATCGGGCTAGTTCTGGTAGGGTCTAATCTCAATTCAGATTGTTCGATTACAGCTAGTTGCTCCCTTGACAGTGAAGCTTCAGTATTAGTACTCTGCCACAGAGGTTGTAGGGAGGAGCTGATTGATTTGCCTGATTGAGTTTGGAGCATTTGATTTCGTTCAAATTCTCCCAGACACCAACTAGCAAGTAACGCCAGGTGATCTATGTCTCGATCGTCAAACTCTCTTGTTACCCAATCCATTACTTCTAAAGTTCCAATACAAACCCCTGAAGCTGTAACTAAAGGAACTCCCAAATAGGCTTTGATGCCGTAATGCTGAGTGAGAATGCTATGGGTAAAAGTGGCATGATTAAAAGTGTTAGCAATCGATAGAGGCTGTTGGCTATCAATCACATAGGTACTAAAAGACTCTTGAAGCGATATTTTTCTTTGAGTAGCCAGTTGATTAGTTAAATCAATAGCTGATAAACCTACCGCTGACTTAAACCACAGTTCATCTTCCACAACCAAGCTTAAAATGCTGATTGGCGCATGGACAAAACTTGCTGCTTTTTGCGTAGTTTCTTCTAAAATTGGCACTGCTTGTTGAACCATCAAGCCAAGTTCATTGAGCGTAGCTAATCTCTGTTCTGTTCTGACGGTAGGAGTCAGACCATCTAAACGGCAAAAAAGCTGGTTTTTCGGTTTAGCCATATTGTTAACTGACAATCCTAAATCTACTGCTTCCACTGGCATCACTAATTTTTTAATAAAAGTTATTGTTTATTGATGCAGTAGCTAATTCTGCATATTTAAATTTTTATGCAGCATTACGCGATCGATTAATTCTGCTCTAACTTAAAATTACAGAGAAAAGAGTCGGCGCGTTTTTTAGCCTGCTGACTTTAAAGTTCCCGAAAAAGTAGCGAAACAAACATTCTGCGCCTAAAATATTAAATTGCTCTTATCTCAAAACAGCAATAAATCAAGAATTCAGACTCTTTTAACCGTATTTTGCTGAACAATTGCTCAATTTAATTTAAAAACCTTAATTATCTAAGATTTATTTAATCTTGCTTTGTCCAAGCTGGATGAGCAAAAATAGCATCAATTACCCTAACTCCCCGTAGCTGATTGGATAAAGGTAAGTGACCCTTTGGCGCGGATAAATCCCAGGTAAACTCTTGAGGATAACGAGTCCAAACGTTACCAGATTTCCAGTTGATTTTTGTCCATAATTTAGTAAAATCCTTGCCTACAGACAACCAAATACGTCTCTGTACCGAAAACCCGAATTTACCAGCGGAAGACATGAGCCAAAGTCGATCTAAAGTGATTAAATCAGCACTCGGCAGGTTAACGACTTCGGTAAAGTAAATCCACTTGCGTTCTACCGCAGCAGTCCCCGCTAATTCACACATTTTTTGCAAAGTTAACACATCAGCGTCCTGAAAATTTTGCTGTGCCAGTAACTGCTGTAATGGTCGATAGTCAACTTCTTGGGTCGATTCTAAAGGTACAACCCCAAGTGGAAAGTTCTGCTGCAAAAATTCTTGGATCTTGGGATTGGGATTAAGATACAGTGCGTGATATGCTTTGCCCAAGGCTAAGTTTTCTGACTGTTCTTGGGTATCAATCATCCACCCCATCAGAGTTTGTAGATCTGACTCAGATTCTAATAGTCGATCGACTATTTTTAATTGATTTTGTTCAGATTCTAAATATATTGAATGATT contains:
- the mnmE gene encoding tRNA uridine-5-carboxymethylaminomethyl(34) synthesis GTPase MnmE, giving the protein MIQGETIVAIATAVLPQQGSVGIVRLSGIKSLAIAKSLFHSTGKQEWSSHRILYGHIRDPQTKQIVDEALLMLMLQPRSFTREDVVEFHCHGGIMAVQEVLQLCVAQGARLAQPGEFSLRAFLNGRIDLTQAESIAELVSAQSKKASQIALAGLQGKLGSPIRDLRTTCLDILAEVEARIDFADDLPPLNEAQIEQQLENVLAQVNQILATAEQGELLRNGLKVAIVGCPNVGKSSLLNAWSKSDRAIVTDLPGTTRDVIESTLVVGGIPIQVLDTAGIRETTDTVEKIGVERSRNAAKDADLVLLTVDASLGWTDRDGEIYEQVKDRPLILVINKADLASPESLDCPQDMAYKVYTSATHHQGITDLETAIIALAHQGKVMAANPEVAVNQRQASALTRARVALQQVQETISNQLPLDFWTIDLREAIQALGEITGEEVTESVLDRIFSRFCIGK
- a CDS encoding sugar transferase, giving the protein MIIVCLLVIGDILGLLLCFDLALRLRVSQPLDLGMPILYALIAMYLFGLYLTDTYKLNREVSGVRLSERAILGIIAAVTAVTSLVYITGLWGSEPIVGRGVLLISVGLFLIWAVVSRAIVDGWLKANQQSSRFLVLGDDQKVVEFGKEHRKLNSQAEFVSFADFAGEDSYTPARSSARTAVVDRVGSLSSTWKQQYWSGILIDGAERSLSQQMVRDLMDMRLQGVYVYSIADFCEQFWQKIPPAYVQDDWFAFTSGFNILHNRIKAKLKQLIDIVVAAVMIIVSLPITLPTAIAIKFSSPGPIFYSQVRTGLNGKKFRVYKFRSMCQNAESKGVQWAKEKDPRITKIGSFIRLTRIDELPQLWNVFKGEMSLVGPRPERPEFDMQLREQIPYYDVRYLVKPGITGWAQVCYPYGASVEDAYQKVAYDLYYIKNYSLLMDLAIAFKTLRVVLLGKGR
- a CDS encoding IctB family putative bicarbonate transporter, producing the protein MKSAWSIITLSKPQLNQWLKGSYLSRFSGWLSDWRQSSWLFQWSEAIGAALISIVFLLAPYTSTSLIGLLLVAVAGYWIINTLTAAQRAIITPIHVLVFLYWCVATVATAFSPVKSAAFNGWVTLTLYLILFALAAQILRSPKLFNWIITSYLLTALVVSSYGVRQEFFGVQQLATWNDPNSPLANDTRVYSYLGNPNLLGGYLLPAIALSLAAIFVWQGWVQKTLAVIMTAVNSACLYFTDSRGAWLAMAVLIGVLLLLFYAWWREYLPRFWQIWLLPLVFGSLAGLLIIAFITLEPLRLRLMSIFAGREDSSNNFRINVWEACFQIIRDYPVIGIGPGHDAFNQIYPRYMNSRYPALSAYSVYLEHIVEMGYLGFGCFLWLVTVTCNHGLQQISRLRQTRNKRGLYLIAAIAATVSLAFHGFVDTVWYRPQINTVWWLILAIVASFYEDVNQVSNTAKVYS
- a CDS encoding GAF domain-containing protein gives rise to the protein MAKPKNQLFCRLDGLTPTVRTEQRLATLNELGLMVQQAVPILEETTQKAASFVHAPISILSLVVEDELWFKSAVGLSAIDLTNQLATQRKISLQESFSTYVIDSQQPLSIANTFNHATFTHSILTQHYGIKAYLGVPLVTASGVCIGTLEVMDWVTREFDDRDIDHLALLASWCLGEFERNQMLQTQSGKSISSSLQPLWQSTNTEASLSREQLAVIEQSELRLDPTRTSPIKLKLLAQLTQELKTPLTSVIGMASVLHREVYGPLTVKQKEYLEIIHDSGQNLIGLVDEIVSLGVLNDRSSELNPTTVDIEMLSQQVINSLEDLSKQYQQTLRFSIEPGNRLWTLDKDKIRQALYYLIASILAMSEPGGELQIHVSQRSQALNIAVTISHPWLGNDFGETKLHGHGVTQALGFNQNFESGQISRGIMTPHNHPILTSSALMMVINDENNLDKNTDKIPRDLLSLLFCCHLTEMHGGRVIVQGSPSSGYRYVLQIPPTKSVKSVQT
- a CDS encoding GUN4 domain-containing protein, with translation MQNISSINHSIYLESEQNQLKIVDRLLESESDLQTLMGWMIDTQEQSENLALGKAYHALYLNPNPKIQEFLQQNFPLGVVPLESTQEVDYRPLQQLLAQQNFQDADVLTLQKMCELAGTAAVERKWIYFTEVVNLPSADLITLDRLWLMSSAGKFGFSVQRRIWLSVGKDFTKLWTKINWKSGNVWTRYPQEFTWDLSAPKGHLPLSNQLRGVRVIDAIFAHPAWTKQD